The genomic stretch GCGCTTGGGTTCGGGGGAGCGGGGGTCGCCGGATTCGATGCTGACGCCGGCGGCGGACAGGACAATTGAGGGGGTTGCCGGCTGGTTCACTTGCGACGACGCACCAGGAGGTCCGGGAACGCGCGGTGCAGGCTCAGTGCAATGGCCACGGCGATGACGTTCTTGATGATGTCGCCGGGAATGTAGGCAAGGTCCGTCAGCACGGCGACCTGCAGGCCCATCCCACGGACCATGAAGCCGGCAATTCCGAAGACGTGGATCACCAGGCCGCCGGCCAGGGCGGCGCCGAAAAGCCCGGCCACGCGCCAGCGGCTGCGCACGGCAAGGGTGGCCAGGGCGCCCACCACCGCTGCGCCGAAGATGAATCCGATGATGTATCCGGCGGAGGGGCTCGCCAACACGGCGGGGCCTGCGCGGAAGCCGCTGAAGATGGGCAGGCCGATGAGCCCGAGCAGGACGTAGAGGCTGACGGCGGCGGTGCCGCGCGAGAATCCGAGCACCAGCCCGCACAGGCTGACCACCAGGGTTTGCAGTGTGATGGGAACGCCCAGTGCACCGACGTTGATGCCGGGGATGGCCACCGAGGCGGCCATGAGGGCCGCAAACACTGCAATGAGTGAGAGATCCATCGCATTCCAGCCGCGCCGCCGCCGTGCGGGGGCCGCGGCTGCTGGGGGCCGGTTGCCGTTGCCGGGGTGCGGTTCATTCATGGTGCCGACCCTGCCTTGGGGATCTGTTGACGTCATTAAAAGCTGCTTTCATTCGATTCTTCCGCAGTCCGGGATTTTCGCCACTACGGATCGTCGTTAGACTAGCTAGGTTGCGCTCGGTGTTTCTGCCCAAAATCAGACTTGAACACTGTTCAGCAATTTCCGCTTATGTGAAAGGTTACACGTTGATATCGGTCCAAGACCTTGAGTTACGTGCCGGAGCGCGCCTGCTCATGGACGAAGTATCATTCCGCATCGACAACGGTGACAAGATCGGTTTGGTGGGCCGCAACGGTGCCGGCAAGACCACGCTGACCCGCGTCCTTGCGGGCGAAGGCCTGCCCGCAGGCGGGAAGGTGACGCGCACGGGGGAGATCGGCTACCTGCCGCAGGACCCGCGCACCCCAGACATGGAGCAGCTGGCCAAGGACCGGATCCTGTCTGCACGCGACCTGGACCAGGTCATCACCAAGCTGCGCAAGGCCGAGACCGACATGGCCAGCGAGGACAATGCGGTCCGCGACAAGGCCATGCGCCGCTACGACCGCCTGGAAATTGAATTCCTTGCCAACGGCGGATACGCCGCCGAGGCCGAGGCTGCCGCCATCTCCTCGAACCTGGCACTGCCCGAGCGGATCCTGAACCAGCCGCTTAAGACCCTCTCCGGCGGCCAGCGCCGCCGCGTGGAACTGGCCCGCATCCTCTTTTCCGGCGCCCAGACCATGCTTCTCGATGAGCCCACCAACCACCTCGACGCGGACTCCATCTCCTGGCTGCGCGACTTCCTCAAGAGCCACCAGGGCGGGCTGATCGTGATCAGCCACGACACCGAACTGCTGGAAGCCACGGTGAACAAGGTTTACCACCTGGATGCCAACCGCGCCACGATCGACCAGTACAACCTGGGCTGGAAGAAGTACCTGGCCCAGCGTGAAACCGACGAGCGCGCCCGGCGCCGGGAACGTGCCAACGCCGAGAAGAAGGCCGGCGTCCTCATGGACCAGGCCAACAAGATGCGCGCGAAGGCCACGAAGGCCGTCGCCGCGCAGAACATGGCCAAGCGCGCCCAAAGGCTCTTGGACGGTTTGGAAGAAGTGCGGGCCCAGGACAAGGTGGCCGCGCTGCGCTTCCCCGACCCCTCGCCCTGCGGCAAGACCCCGCTCATGGCCGAGGGGCTCAGCAAGTCCTATGGTTCGCTGGAGATCTTCACCGACGTTTCACTGGCAATTGACCGCGGCTCCAAGGTTGTCATCCTGGGCCTCAACGGTGCCGGAAAGACCACGCTGCTGCGCATGCTGGCCGGCGTGTCCAAGCCGGACACAGGCGAGATCATCCACGGCCACGGCCTGAAAGTCGGCTACTACGCCCAGGAACACGACACCCTGGACGTCACACGCACTGTTTTGGAAAACATGCGGGCCTCGGCCGGTGACATGAACGACGCGGAAGTGCGCGGCATCCTGGGCTCTTTCCTGTTCTCCGGCGACGACGTCAACAAGCCTGCCGGCGTGCTTTCCGGCGGCGAGAAGACCCGCCTGGCCCTGGCCACCATTGTGGCCTCCAGCGCCAACGTGCTGCTGCTCGATGAGCCCACCAACAACCTGGACCCCGCCAGCCGTGCGGAAATCCTGGGCGCCCTGAAGAACTACACGGGCGCAGTTGTCCTGGTCAGCCACGACGAGGGTGCCGTGGAGGCGCTGGATCCGGAACGCGTCGTGCTGCTGCCCGACGGCGACGAGGACCTCTGGAGCCAGGACTACCTGGACCTGATCACCCTCGCATAGCTTCCTTGTTGATGGGGGGCGGGCCCAGTGCATGGTCCTGCCTCCATCCACAGTGTGCGTCAGCGGACTGCGGTCTCAGTTGCCCCAGTGCTCTGCAGAAGCTGCCGGTAGCTGATTGACAGCATGGCCTGGTGGCTTCCGGCTCCGGCCCACAGCACAGGGTACTGTTCAAGGTCGGTGTCGAGGAAGGCGCGAATCGGTTCCCTGTGGCCCATCGGTGCCACCCCGCCCACAGGCTGGCCCGCATGTTCCAGCACGAATTCCGGCGTGGCGCGGGTGATCTTCGGCAGTCCGTGGTCACGCGCCACTTTTTTGGTGTCGACCTTGCCGGCGCCGCTGGACAGTATTAGTAGGGGCTCGCCGCCGCACTCAAAAATAAGGCTGTTGGCGATGGCCCCCACCTCGCAGCCAAGTACAGCGGCCGCGGCCGCGGCGGTGGCCACGGAGTCCGGAACAACCACCACGGTGTCCTCCAGCCCGGCCGCTGCGAGTGCAGCCCGGACGTTTTCAACAACAGGATTGGGAACTTCGGTTTCGCTGTCCACGCTCATGGCCCAAGCCTACCGGCCGAGGGCCCCGTTGCGAGCGTGCGAGCAATGGGAGGCCGGCAGGCGCTACCGGCCGAGGGCCCCGTTGCGAGCTCGCGGGCACTGGGAGGCCGGTGGCCGCTGCCCTGTGTCAGAAGCCCTGCGCGTCCAGCAGGGCGTCCTCTTCCTCTTCGGCCGTGGGTTTCGCTCCGGGCTTGCGGACCTTGGTGTGGCGGCGCGGGTGGAATGCGGAGCCGCGGCCGTAGAGCTCGTC from Arthrobacter stackebrandtii encodes the following:
- a CDS encoding biotin transporter BioY yields the protein MNEPHPGNGNRPPAAAAPARRRRGWNAMDLSLIAVFAALMAASVAIPGINVGALGVPITLQTLVVSLCGLVLGFSRGTAAVSLYVLLGLIGLPIFSGFRAGPAVLASPSAGYIIGFIFGAAVVGALATLAVRSRWRVAGLFGAALAGGLVIHVFGIAGFMVRGMGLQVAVLTDLAYIPGDIIKNVIAVAIALSLHRAFPDLLVRRRK
- the abc-f gene encoding ribosomal protection-like ABC-F family protein, producing MISVQDLELRAGARLLMDEVSFRIDNGDKIGLVGRNGAGKTTLTRVLAGEGLPAGGKVTRTGEIGYLPQDPRTPDMEQLAKDRILSARDLDQVITKLRKAETDMASEDNAVRDKAMRRYDRLEIEFLANGGYAAEAEAAAISSNLALPERILNQPLKTLSGGQRRRVELARILFSGAQTMLLDEPTNHLDADSISWLRDFLKSHQGGLIVISHDTELLEATVNKVYHLDANRATIDQYNLGWKKYLAQRETDERARRRERANAEKKAGVLMDQANKMRAKATKAVAAQNMAKRAQRLLDGLEEVRAQDKVAALRFPDPSPCGKTPLMAEGLSKSYGSLEIFTDVSLAIDRGSKVVILGLNGAGKTTLLRMLAGVSKPDTGEIIHGHGLKVGYYAQEHDTLDVTRTVLENMRASAGDMNDAEVRGILGSFLFSGDDVNKPAGVLSGGEKTRLALATIVASSANVLLLDEPTNNLDPASRAEILGALKNYTGAVVLVSHDEGAVEALDPERVVLLPDGDEDLWSQDYLDLITLA
- a CDS encoding YbaK/EbsC family protein translates to MSVDSETEVPNPVVENVRAALAAAGLEDTVVVVPDSVATAAAAAAVLGCEVGAIANSLIFECGGEPLLILSSGAGKVDTKKVARDHGLPKITRATPEFVLEHAGQPVGGVAPMGHREPIRAFLDTDLEQYPVLWAGAGSHQAMLSISYRQLLQSTGATETAVR